A DNA window from Daucus carota subsp. sativus chromosome 3, DH1 v3.0, whole genome shotgun sequence contains the following coding sequences:
- the LOC108215080 gene encoding adenylyl-sulfate kinase, chloroplastic isoform X2, which translates to MESSKTFHIEANKTHQDVSGGNLDKKFANGMAENVVWHKCSVQKIDRQELLQQKGCVIWITGLSGSGKSTLACALARGLHMRGKLTYILDGDNVRHGLNKDLTFKAEDRVENIRRIGEVAKLFADAGVISIASLISPYRKDRDACRALLQEGDFIEVFMDIPLQVCEARDPKGLYKLARAGKIKGFTGIDDPYEPPLKSEIVLQQMGEICPSPSDMADVVISYLERNGYLQA; encoded by the exons ATGGAGTCTTCTAAGACATTCCACATTGAAGCTAATAAGACCCATCAAGATGTTTCTG GTGGGAATCTTGACAAGAAATTTGCGAATGGAATGGCAGAAAATGTTGTGTGGCATAAGTGTTCGGTCCAGAAAATCGATAGGCAGGAGTTACTTCAGCAAAAGGGATGTGTTATATGGATCACGGGTCTCAGTGGTTCAg GGAAGAGCACTTTGGCTTGCGCTTTAGCTAGAGGCTTGCACATGAGAGGAAAGTTGACCTACATTCTTGATGGTGATAATGTTCGTCATGGTCTGAACAAGGATCTCACATTTAAAGCAGAAGATCGTGTTGAGAACATACGAAGAATTG GTGAGGTTGCTAAGCTTTTTGCAGACGCTGGAGTTATTTCTATTGCTAGTTTGATATCTCCCTACAGAAAAGACCGTGATGCTTGCCGTGCTCTACTGCAAGAAGGAGATTTCATTGAG GTTTTTATGGATATACCTCTCCAAGTGTGTGAGGCAAGGGATCCAAAGGGTTTGTACAAGCTAGCACGAGCTGGAAAGATAAAAG GTTTTACAGGCATTGACGATCCTTACGAGCCACCACTAAAATCTGAG ATAGTACTACAGCAGATGGGAGAGATATGTCCGTCCCCTTCTGATATGGCAGATGTAGTCATTTCCTACTTGGAGAGGAATGGCTACCTGCAGGCTTAA
- the LOC108215443 gene encoding uncharacterized protein LOC108215443 isoform X1 — protein MLKINTRTIMKMRNKFRKPTTLRCNAGSRCTLSVILWTLVGFLIMFHLRYMVQHRAVQGGEDIHLHTSYHPVFRELENVEEESIKVPPPRKRSPRAEKRKPRRPTTLIDEFLDESSQIRHIFFPYLRTAIDPRKDAGNDSFYYYPGRIWLDTDGNPIQAHGGGILYDEMTGTYYWYGEYKDGPTYHAHKRGAARVDIIGVGCYSSKDLWTWKHEGIVLPAEETDENHDLHKSNVLERPKVIFNKQTSKYVMWMHIDDVNYTKASVGVAVSDSPIGPFEYLYSKQPHGFDSRDMTIFKDDDGMAYLIYSSDDNSELHIGPLSSNYLDVTHVVVKALVGQRREAPALFKHEGTYYMITSGCSGWAPNEALAHAAGSIYGPWEIMGNPCMGGNKVFQLTTFFSQSTFVLPVPGVPGLFIFMADRWNPADLRDSRYVWLPLTVGGAVDRPLDYNFGFPLWSRVSIYWHKKWRLPSMWTAVSGQK, from the exons ATGCTGAAGATAAATACCAGAACCATAATGAAGATGAGGAACAAATTCCGGAAACCAACTACTTTACGTTGCAATGCAGGAAGCAGATGCACATTATCGGTAATCTTATGGACCTTGGTTGGATTCCTTATTATGTTTCATCTTCGGTACATGGTTCAGCACAGGGCTGTTCAAGGTGGTGAAGACATTCATTTGCATACAAGTTACCACCCAGTATTCCGGGAACTCGAAAATGTCGAAGAGGAGTCTATCAAAGTGCCACCTCCTAGAAAAAGATCCCCACGGGCTGAGAAACGGAAGCCTAGGCGGCCAACAACCCTCATTGATGAGTTTCTTGATGAGTCTTCCCAGATTAGGCACATATTCTTTCCGTATTTGAGAACTGCTATAGACCCAAGGAAGGATGCTGGCAACGATAGCTTCTACTATTATCCTGGAAGAATCTGGTTAGACACTGATGGGAATCCTATTCAAGCTCATGGAGGCGGCATTCTGTATGATGAGATGACTGGGACATATTATTGGTATGGAGAATATAAAGACGGCCCTACTTACCATGCTCATAAGAGGGGAGCTGCACGG GTTGATATTATTGGTGTCGGTTGCTATTCTTCAAAGGATCTGTGGACATGGAAACACGAGGGCATAGTACTGCCAGCAGAAGAAACAGATGAGAACCATGATCTTCACAAATCCAATGTACTGGAGAGGCCAAAGGTTATCTTCAATAAGCAGACAAGTAAATACGTGATGTGGATGCATATTGACGATGTCAATTACACTAAGGCCTCGGTTGGTGTTGCCGTCAGTGATTCACCTATTGGTCCATTTGAATATCTTTACAGCAAACAGCCCCATGGATTTGATAGCAGGGACATGACAATTTTCAAGGACGACGATGGCATGGCTTATCTCATATACTCCTCTGACGACAATAGTGAGCTCCATATTGGACCACTAAGTTCAAATTACCTTGATGTCACACATGTTGTGGTAAAGGCTCTCGTTGGACAACGGAGAGAAGCACCAGCGCTCTTCAAGCACGAAGGAACTTATTACATGATCACATCAGGATGCAGTGGTTGGGCACCAAACGAAGCGCTTGCTCATGCAGCAGGATCAATTTATGGGCCTTGGGAAATCATGGGAAATCCCTGCATGGGAGGTAACAAAGTTTTTCAGCTGACTACATTCTTTTCTCAGAGCACATTTGTGCTTCCTGTTCCAGGGGTTCCtggtttatttatatttatggcTGATCGGTGGAATCCCGCTGACTTGAGGGATTCAAGATATGTTTGGTTACCGCTAACAGTTGGTGGAGCAGTGGATCGGCCTCTTGATTATAATTTTGGGTTTCCATTGTGGTCCAGAGTGTCCATCTATTGGCACAAAAAATGGAGACTGCCTTCGATGTGGACTGCAGTCAGCGGACAAAAATGA
- the LOC108210825 gene encoding protein SHORT-ROOT, producing the protein MDTLFRLVSTLQPDQQSFNSSRTSSSSRSISHQNPPHYQVDEECFNVFMDEEDLSSSSSKHNNSNYYPPSTYIQQQYHHQLPLSNTPTPTTTNTSTPPHQYQHHQSSGGAGFETSSADHYSYSSAHDLTLEFGSLVSGGKWASDILLEAARAVAEKNTTRLQQLVWMLNELSSPYGDTDQKLASYFLQALFSRMTDSGERSYRTLVSTSEKNCSFEATRKTVLKFQEVSPWTTFGHVACNGAIMEAFEGESKLHIIDFSNTYCTQWPTLLEALATRTDETPHLRLTTVVANKASGPGTAAVHKVMREIGNRMEKFARLMGVPFKFSIIHHTGDLSELNLAELDIKEDEAVAVNCVGALHSVQAVGNRRDYMISMFRRLQPRIITVVEEEADLDVGVDGFDFLRGFQECLRWFRVYFESLDDCFSKTSNERLMLERAAGRAVVDLVACPPSESIERREPATRWSHRLHGAGYAAASFSDEVCDDVRALLRRYKEGWTMAPCSDAGIFLLWKDQAVVWASAWKP; encoded by the coding sequence ATGGATACTTTGTTTAGACTTGTGAGCACTCTCCAACCCGATCAACAATCCTTCAACTCGAGCAGAACGTCGAGCAGCTCTAGATCTATTTCGCATCAAAATCCTCCTCATTATCAAGTCGACGAAGAATGCTTCAACGTTTTCATGGATGAAGAAGACTTGTCTTCATCTTCTTCGAAgcataataatagtaattattatCCTCCATCGACTTATATACAGCAACAGTATCACCACCAGCTGCCGCTCTCGAACACGCCGACGCCGACGACGACCAACACCAGCACGCCGCCGCATCAGTACCAGCACCACCAGAGCAGCGGCGGTGCGGGGTTTGAGACGTCTTCGGCGGATCATTACTCGTACTCCTCGGCTCATGACCTAACCCTAGAATTCGGGTCTTTGGTTTCGGGCGGGAAGTGGGCGTCGGATATTCTGCTTGAAGCGGCACGCGCAGTTGCGGAGAAGAACACCACGCGCCTCCAGCAGCTGGTGTGGATGCTCAATGAGCTGAGCTCGCCTTACGGAGACACTGATCAAAAGCTCGCTTCGTATTTTCTCCAAGCGTTGTTTAGCCGCATGACCGACTCGGGCGAGAGGTCTTACCGCACTCTCGTCTCCACTTCGGAGAAGAATTGCTCGTTTGAGGCTACACGGAAGACGGTACTTAAGTTTCAAGAAGTGAGCCCATGGACAACTTTCGGACATGTGGCTTGTAATGGAGCTATTATGGAAGCCTTTGAAGGGGAGAGTAAGTTACATATTATTGATTTTAGCAACACATATTGTACTCAATGGCCTACTTTGCTGGAAGCCCTAGCCACCCGCACCGATGAAACGCCGCATCTCCGCCTCACCACGGTGGTGGCGAATAAAGCGAGTGGTCCAGGCACGGCGGCGGTTCATAAGGTGATGAGAGAAATTGGGAATAGAATGGAGAAATTCGCTAGGCTTATGGGCGTGCCTTTTAAATTCAGTATTATTCATCACACGGGTGATTTATCCGAGCTTAATTTAGCTGAATTGGATATTAAGGAAGACGAGGCCGTGGCGGTGAATTGCGTCGGCGCGTTACATTCAGTTCAGGCGGTAGGTAATCGCCGCGACTATATGATATCGATGTTCAGGAGATTGCAGCCGAGGATAATCACGGTTGTTGAAGAAGAGGCGGATCTTGATGTAGGCGTTGACGGGTTTGACTTTTTGAGAGGGTTCCAAGAATGTTTGAGGTGGTTTAGGGTTTACTTTGAGTCGTTGGATGATTGCTTTTCTAAGACGAGTAACGAGAGATTAATGCTGGAGAGGGCCGCTGGACGCGCCGTGGTTGACTTGGTGGCCTGCCCGCCGTCCGAGTCGATCGAGCGGCGAGAGCCGGCCACGCGCTGGTCTCATAGGCTGCATGGAGCTGGATACGCCGCTGCTTCGTTTAGCGATGAAGTGTGTGACGATGTACGCGCGCTTTTGAGGAGGTACAAGGAGGGATGGACAATGGCGCCGTGCTCGGACGCCGGAATATTCTTGTTGTGGAAGGATCAGGCGGTGGTGTGGGCGAGTGCATGGAAGCCTTGA
- the LOC108215443 gene encoding uncharacterized protein LOC108215443 isoform X2, translating into MMVSGSRCTLSVILWTLVGFLIMFHLRYMVQHRAVQGGEDIHLHTSYHPVFRELENVEEESIKVPPPRKRSPRAEKRKPRRPTTLIDEFLDESSQIRHIFFPYLRTAIDPRKDAGNDSFYYYPGRIWLDTDGNPIQAHGGGILYDEMTGTYYWYGEYKDGPTYHAHKRGAARVDIIGVGCYSSKDLWTWKHEGIVLPAEETDENHDLHKSNVLERPKVIFNKQTSKYVMWMHIDDVNYTKASVGVAVSDSPIGPFEYLYSKQPHGFDSRDMTIFKDDDGMAYLIYSSDDNSELHIGPLSSNYLDVTHVVVKALVGQRREAPALFKHEGTYYMITSGCSGWAPNEALAHAAGSIYGPWEIMGNPCMGGNKVFQLTTFFSQSTFVLPVPGVPGLFIFMADRWNPADLRDSRYVWLPLTVGGAVDRPLDYNFGFPLWSRVSIYWHKKWRLPSMWTAVSGQK; encoded by the exons ATGATGGTCTCAG GAAGCAGATGCACATTATCGGTAATCTTATGGACCTTGGTTGGATTCCTTATTATGTTTCATCTTCGGTACATGGTTCAGCACAGGGCTGTTCAAGGTGGTGAAGACATTCATTTGCATACAAGTTACCACCCAGTATTCCGGGAACTCGAAAATGTCGAAGAGGAGTCTATCAAAGTGCCACCTCCTAGAAAAAGATCCCCACGGGCTGAGAAACGGAAGCCTAGGCGGCCAACAACCCTCATTGATGAGTTTCTTGATGAGTCTTCCCAGATTAGGCACATATTCTTTCCGTATTTGAGAACTGCTATAGACCCAAGGAAGGATGCTGGCAACGATAGCTTCTACTATTATCCTGGAAGAATCTGGTTAGACACTGATGGGAATCCTATTCAAGCTCATGGAGGCGGCATTCTGTATGATGAGATGACTGGGACATATTATTGGTATGGAGAATATAAAGACGGCCCTACTTACCATGCTCATAAGAGGGGAGCTGCACGG GTTGATATTATTGGTGTCGGTTGCTATTCTTCAAAGGATCTGTGGACATGGAAACACGAGGGCATAGTACTGCCAGCAGAAGAAACAGATGAGAACCATGATCTTCACAAATCCAATGTACTGGAGAGGCCAAAGGTTATCTTCAATAAGCAGACAAGTAAATACGTGATGTGGATGCATATTGACGATGTCAATTACACTAAGGCCTCGGTTGGTGTTGCCGTCAGTGATTCACCTATTGGTCCATTTGAATATCTTTACAGCAAACAGCCCCATGGATTTGATAGCAGGGACATGACAATTTTCAAGGACGACGATGGCATGGCTTATCTCATATACTCCTCTGACGACAATAGTGAGCTCCATATTGGACCACTAAGTTCAAATTACCTTGATGTCACACATGTTGTGGTAAAGGCTCTCGTTGGACAACGGAGAGAAGCACCAGCGCTCTTCAAGCACGAAGGAACTTATTACATGATCACATCAGGATGCAGTGGTTGGGCACCAAACGAAGCGCTTGCTCATGCAGCAGGATCAATTTATGGGCCTTGGGAAATCATGGGAAATCCCTGCATGGGAGGTAACAAAGTTTTTCAGCTGACTACATTCTTTTCTCAGAGCACATTTGTGCTTCCTGTTCCAGGGGTTCCtggtttatttatatttatggcTGATCGGTGGAATCCCGCTGACTTGAGGGATTCAAGATATGTTTGGTTACCGCTAACAGTTGGTGGAGCAGTGGATCGGCCTCTTGATTATAATTTTGGGTTTCCATTGTGGTCCAGAGTGTCCATCTATTGGCACAAAAAATGGAGACTGCCTTCGATGTGGACTGCAGTCAGCGGACAAAAATGA
- the LOC108215080 gene encoding adenylyl-sulfate kinase 3 isoform X1: MIAKNYNCCFLNCSFIDSSSPKLGVSSFNSFDCRLICSRGAARSGFLKPVKAMESSKTFHIEANKTHQDVSGGNLDKKFANGMAENVVWHKCSVQKIDRQELLQQKGCVIWITGLSGSGKSTLACALARGLHMRGKLTYILDGDNVRHGLNKDLTFKAEDRVENIRRIGEVAKLFADAGVISIASLISPYRKDRDACRALLQEGDFIEVFMDIPLQVCEARDPKGLYKLARAGKIKGFTGIDDPYEPPLKSEIVLQQMGEICPSPSDMADVVISYLERNGYLQA; encoded by the exons ATGATTgcgaaaaattataattgttgTTTCTTGAATTGCTCTTTTATTGACTCATCATCGCCAAAGCTAGGGGTTTCTAGCTTCAATTCGTTTGATTGTAGACTTATTTGCTCCCGGGGCGCTGCAAGATCCGGTTTTTTGAAGCCTGTCAAAGCAATGGAGTCTTCTAAGACATTCCACATTGAAGCTAATAAGACCCATCAAGATGTTTCTG GTGGGAATCTTGACAAGAAATTTGCGAATGGAATGGCAGAAAATGTTGTGTGGCATAAGTGTTCGGTCCAGAAAATCGATAGGCAGGAGTTACTTCAGCAAAAGGGATGTGTTATATGGATCACGGGTCTCAGTGGTTCAg GGAAGAGCACTTTGGCTTGCGCTTTAGCTAGAGGCTTGCACATGAGAGGAAAGTTGACCTACATTCTTGATGGTGATAATGTTCGTCATGGTCTGAACAAGGATCTCACATTTAAAGCAGAAGATCGTGTTGAGAACATACGAAGAATTG GTGAGGTTGCTAAGCTTTTTGCAGACGCTGGAGTTATTTCTATTGCTAGTTTGATATCTCCCTACAGAAAAGACCGTGATGCTTGCCGTGCTCTACTGCAAGAAGGAGATTTCATTGAG GTTTTTATGGATATACCTCTCCAAGTGTGTGAGGCAAGGGATCCAAAGGGTTTGTACAAGCTAGCACGAGCTGGAAAGATAAAAG GTTTTACAGGCATTGACGATCCTTACGAGCCACCACTAAAATCTGAG ATAGTACTACAGCAGATGGGAGAGATATGTCCGTCCCCTTCTGATATGGCAGATGTAGTCATTTCCTACTTGGAGAGGAATGGCTACCTGCAGGCTTAA